One window of the Rhizobiaceae bacterium genome contains the following:
- a CDS encoding acetoacetate--CoA ligase translates to MSDTPLWSPSQEKVAQSNLTAFAAKAERIAGRPLSDYADLHRWSIEERGAFWSLVWDEFGVIGEKGGRDLVDGDRMPGARFFPDATLNFAENLLRKTGPEDAIVFRGEDKAGKRLSWDELHALVSRLQQALMAAGVRAGDRVAAMLSNRPEAVAAMLAVTSLGAVWSSCSPDFGERGVLDRFGQIEPTVFFAVDGYWYNGKPVDVSEKVAAVASQLPGVRKTIVVDYLGKADAVAASTPRGESLAAAIRPFAAKPVTFARVPFGHPLYILFSSGTTGIPKCIVHSVGGTLLQHIKEHRLHGDIREGDRVFYFTTCGWMMWNWLVSGLASGATLLLFDGSPFAPNGNVLFDYADAEKMTYFGTSAKFIDALRKSGLEPKKTHDLSTVRTISSTGSPLAPEGFRFVYDGIKEDVHLASISGGTDIVSCFVLGIPTLPVWTGEIQGAGLGMAMDVWDDDGKPVRGEKGELVCTSAFPSMPVMFWNDADGAKYRGAYFERFDNVWCHGDFAEWTAHGGMIIHGRSDATLNPGGVRIGTAEIYNQVEQMPEIAEALCIGQDFDNDVRVVLFVRLADGVTLDTDLVERIKRKIRTGASPRHVPAKVVAVRDIPRTKSGKITELAVRDVVHGRAVKNKEALANPEALELFRDLPELAG, encoded by the coding sequence ATGTCAGACACGCCGCTTTGGAGTCCTTCTCAGGAAAAGGTGGCGCAAAGCAATCTGACGGCCTTTGCCGCGAAGGCAGAGCGGATCGCGGGCAGGCCGCTTTCTGACTATGCCGATCTCCACCGCTGGTCGATCGAGGAGCGTGGGGCCTTCTGGTCGCTCGTCTGGGACGAGTTCGGCGTCATCGGCGAGAAGGGCGGGCGCGATCTGGTCGACGGCGACAGGATGCCCGGTGCGCGCTTCTTCCCCGACGCGACGCTGAATTTTGCCGAGAACCTGCTCAGGAAGACCGGGCCGGAGGATGCCATAGTCTTCCGCGGCGAGGACAAGGCCGGGAAGCGGCTGTCATGGGACGAGCTTCACGCGCTGGTCTCGCGGCTTCAGCAGGCGCTGATGGCGGCCGGCGTGAGGGCCGGCGACCGCGTCGCCGCGATGCTGTCCAACAGGCCGGAAGCCGTCGCCGCCATGCTTGCGGTCACGTCGCTGGGTGCTGTCTGGTCCTCCTGCTCGCCGGATTTCGGCGAGCGCGGCGTGCTCGATCGTTTCGGCCAGATCGAGCCGACCGTGTTCTTCGCGGTCGACGGCTACTGGTACAACGGCAAGCCTGTCGACGTATCGGAAAAGGTTGCCGCCGTCGCTTCGCAGCTGCCGGGCGTCAGGAAGACGATCGTCGTCGATTATCTGGGCAAGGCTGATGCCGTGGCGGCGTCGACGCCGCGCGGAGAGTCGCTGGCGGCCGCGATCCGGCCTTTCGCCGCGAAGCCCGTGACCTTCGCGCGCGTCCCCTTCGGCCATCCGCTCTATATCCTGTTCTCCTCCGGCACGACCGGAATCCCGAAATGCATCGTGCATTCGGTCGGCGGCACGCTGCTCCAGCACATCAAGGAGCACCGCCTGCACGGCGACATCCGCGAAGGCGACCGGGTCTTCTACTTCACCACCTGCGGCTGGATGATGTGGAACTGGCTGGTGTCGGGCCTCGCATCCGGCGCGACCCTGCTGCTCTTCGACGGCTCGCCTTTCGCGCCGAACGGCAATGTCCTGTTCGACTATGCCGACGCAGAGAAGATGACCTATTTCGGCACCTCGGCGAAATTCATCGACGCGCTGCGCAAATCCGGGCTGGAGCCGAAGAAGACACACGATCTCTCCACTGTGCGCACGATCTCGTCGACCGGCTCGCCGCTGGCCCCGGAAGGCTTCCGCTTCGTCTATGACGGCATCAAGGAGGACGTGCATCTGGCCTCGATCTCCGGCGGCACCGACATCGTGTCGTGCTTCGTCCTCGGCATCCCGACCCTGCCGGTGTGGACGGGCGAGATTCAGGGCGCGGGCCTCGGCATGGCCATGGACGTCTGGGACGACGACGGCAAGCCGGTGCGCGGCGAAAAGGGCGAACTGGTCTGCACCAGCGCCTTCCCGTCCATGCCCGTCATGTTCTGGAACGATGCGGACGGCGCCAAGTATCGAGGGGCCTATTTCGAGCGCTTCGACAATGTCTGGTGTCATGGCGATTTCGCCGAGTGGACGGCGCATGGCGGCATGATCATCCACGGGCGCTCCGACGCCACGCTGAACCCCGGCGGCGTGCGCATCGGCACGGCGGAGATCTACAATCAGGTGGAGCAGATGCCGGAGATCGCTGAAGCGCTCTGCATCGGGCAGGATTTCGACAACGACGTGCGCGTCGTCCTGTTTGTGCGGCTGGCGGACGGCGTGACGCTCGACACGGATCTGGTGGAGCGGATCAAGCGCAAGATCAGGACCGGCGCCAGTCCCCGCCACGTGCCGGCGAAGGTGGTCGCCGTGCGCGACATTCCTCGCACCAAGTCCGGCAAGATTACCGAGCTCGCCGTGCGCGACGTGGTGCATGGCCGCGCGGTGAAGAACAAGGAGGCGCTCGCCAATCCCGAGGCGCTGGAGCTGTTCCGCGATCTGCCGGAGCTTGCCGGCTGA
- a CDS encoding iron ABC transporter permease, whose translation MIAQSRTTDAGTPPGDAIDRRPPARRSAHRGSVAIAVVIAAIVLLPLASLAAIALTGSGSDWPHLVRNVLPAAAMTTIVLLALVAIGTAFIGVLAAWAVVAFDFPLRRVVSWALVLPLAVPAYLAAYAFAEFFHYSGPVQSLIRGLFGFQTIRDYWFPDIRSTGGAALVLISVLYPYVYLTTRIVFLMQGRNIGDVARTLGARPMRVFLRILLPVARPAIIAGVALVLMETINDIGASEYLGVRTLTFAVYSTWLNRGSLEGGAQVALLLLVLVVFLMLIEQQSRKRQRFHNTRATQLKARHPRVRLAGWRGFAVLAATLTPILVGFGIPVFVFGQYALRRLEQFAAPELASAFVTSVATATATAVLTVCAALMLVNGMRVARSAGMNLLVRLASVGYALPGGILGLGLFIGLTRFDNGLDALMRAEFGLSTGLLTSGTAAAVVLGCTIRFIALAEGAIRSGLEKLPPNLDEAARSLGRSPGASAATVILPLLKPAILTALVLVFVDTVKELSATILLRPFGFGTLATYVYEQASRAAPQDGAAAALVIIATATVPVIILSSALAKDQTSSL comes from the coding sequence ATGATCGCGCAATCGCGGACAACAGATGCGGGGACGCCGCCGGGCGACGCGATCGACCGCCGGCCGCCGGCGCGGCGCAGCGCGCATCGCGGGAGCGTGGCGATCGCCGTCGTCATCGCCGCGATCGTGCTTCTGCCGCTGGCGTCGCTCGCGGCAATCGCGCTGACGGGCTCGGGAAGCGACTGGCCGCATCTCGTCCGCAACGTGCTGCCCGCCGCCGCGATGACGACGATCGTGCTGCTTGCGCTGGTGGCGATCGGGACGGCCTTCATCGGCGTCCTTGCCGCATGGGCCGTGGTCGCCTTCGATTTTCCATTGCGCAGGGTCGTCTCGTGGGCGCTGGTGCTGCCGCTGGCCGTTCCGGCCTATCTCGCGGCCTATGCCTTCGCCGAGTTCTTTCACTATTCAGGTCCGGTGCAGAGCCTGATCCGCGGCCTGTTCGGCTTCCAGACGATCCGCGACTACTGGTTCCCCGACATCCGCTCGACCGGGGGCGCCGCGCTGGTGCTCATTTCGGTGCTCTACCCTTATGTCTATCTCACCACCCGCATCGTCTTCCTCATGCAGGGACGCAACATAGGCGACGTCGCGCGAACGCTCGGCGCGCGGCCGATGCGCGTGTTCCTGCGGATTCTGCTGCCGGTGGCGCGGCCCGCCATCATTGCCGGCGTCGCGCTGGTGCTCATGGAAACGATCAACGACATCGGCGCCTCGGAATATCTGGGCGTGCGCACGCTGACCTTCGCCGTCTATTCGACCTGGCTCAACCGCGGCAGTCTGGAAGGCGGCGCGCAGGTGGCGCTGCTGCTGCTCGTGCTCGTGGTCTTTCTCATGCTGATCGAGCAGCAGAGCCGCAAACGGCAGCGCTTTCACAACACCCGCGCCACGCAGCTCAAGGCGCGTCATCCGCGCGTCCGGCTCGCCGGCTGGCGCGGTTTCGCCGTGCTGGCCGCGACGCTGACGCCGATCCTCGTCGGCTTCGGCATCCCCGTCTTCGTCTTCGGACAGTATGCGTTGCGCCGCCTGGAGCAGTTCGCGGCGCCCGAACTCGCCTCAGCCTTCGTGACCTCCGTGGCGACGGCGACGGCGACAGCGGTACTGACCGTCTGCGCCGCGCTTATGCTGGTGAACGGCATGCGCGTCGCGCGCTCCGCGGGCATGAACCTTCTGGTGCGGCTGGCCTCGGTCGGCTACGCCCTGCCCGGCGGCATTCTGGGCCTCGGTCTCTTCATCGGCCTCACCCGCTTCGACAACGGGCTCGATGCGCTGATGCGGGCGGAGTTCGGCCTCTCGACCGGGCTGTTGACCTCGGGCACGGCGGCAGCCGTCGTGCTTGGCTGCACGATACGCTTCATCGCGCTTGCCGAAGGCGCAATCCGTTCGGGGCTGGAAAAGCTTCCGCCCAATCTCGACGAGGCGGCGCGCAGCCTCGGCCGCTCGCCCGGAGCAAGCGCGGCGACCGTGATCCTGCCGTTGCTGAAGCCAGCGATCCTGACGGCGCTGGTCCTCGTCTTCGTGGACACCGTCAAGGAGCTTTCCGCGACGATCCTGCTAAGGCCGTTCGGCTTCGGCACGCTCGCCACCTATGTCTACGAGCAGGCGTCGCGGGCCGCGCCGCAGGACGGCGCAGCGGCGGCGCTGGTCATCATCGCCACGGCGACGGTGCCGGTCATCATCCTGTCCAGCGCACTGGCGAAGGATCAGACATCCTCGCTTTGA
- a CDS encoding Fe(3+) ABC transporter substrate-binding protein, with amino-acid sequence MKRLLQFVALALASTTAGAALADGKVNIYTYRQPELIKPVLDEFTKETGIQTEVLFLDKGLEERIASEGENSPADVIMTVDISRLTAAKEKGITQPLEDEIVNKNISAEYRDPEGHWFGLTKRARVIYASKDRVTDTAITYADLADPKWKGKICMRSGQHDYNLALFSAAIAHWGPEKTEEWMKGLKANLAKKPDGGDRPQAGAIAAGECDIALGNTYYVGLMRNNEKDPKEKEWGNAINVLFPTFTETGGTHVNISGAALAKHAPNKDNAVKLIEFLSGHAAQQIYAEKNYEYPVEPGLEASETVKGFGELKADTLSLADIAKNRKAASEMVDRVGLDDGPSS; translated from the coding sequence ATGAAACGGCTCCTGCAATTCGTCGCGCTGGCATTGGCCAGCACCACCGCCGGCGCGGCGTTGGCGGACGGCAAGGTGAACATCTACACCTATCGCCAGCCGGAACTGATCAAGCCGGTCCTGGACGAGTTCACCAAGGAAACCGGCATCCAGACGGAAGTGCTGTTCCTCGACAAGGGGCTGGAGGAGCGCATCGCCTCTGAAGGCGAGAACTCCCCCGCCGACGTCATCATGACCGTCGACATCAGCCGCCTGACGGCCGCCAAGGAGAAGGGCATCACCCAGCCGCTCGAGGACGAGATCGTCAACAAGAACATCTCCGCCGAATATCGCGATCCGGAAGGCCACTGGTTCGGCCTGACCAAGCGCGCCCGCGTCATCTACGCCTCGAAGGACCGCGTGACGGACACCGCGATCACCTATGCGGATCTGGCCGATCCGAAGTGGAAGGGCAAGATCTGCATGCGCTCCGGCCAGCACGACTACAACCTCGCCCTGTTCTCGGCGGCAATCGCCCATTGGGGTCCGGAGAAGACCGAGGAGTGGATGAAGGGCCTCAAGGCAAACCTCGCCAAGAAGCCCGACGGCGGCGACCGCCCGCAGGCCGGAGCCATCGCGGCCGGCGAATGCGACATCGCGCTCGGCAACACCTATTATGTCGGCCTGATGCGCAACAACGAGAAGGACCCGAAGGAGAAGGAGTGGGGCAACGCCATCAACGTGCTCTTCCCGACCTTCACGGAAACCGGCGGTACCCATGTCAACATCTCCGGCGCCGCGCTCGCCAAGCACGCTCCGAACAAGGACAATGCGGTGAAGCTCATCGAATTCCTGTCCGGCCACGCGGCGCAGCAGATCTACGCCGAGAAGAACTACGAATATCCGGTGGAGCCGGGTCTCGAAGCCTCTGAGACGGTCAAGGGCTTCGGCGAACTCAAGGCCGACACGCTGTCGCTGGCAGACATCGCCAAGAACCGCAAGGCGGCGTCGGAAATGGTCGACCGCGTCGGCCTCGATGACGGCCCGAGCAGCTGA